The sequence TATGCCAATGAAGTGAGGAAAGCGCTAGGGTTTTGATTGGGAGAATAGGATTGTTTTGCGCGCGGGAGACACGATATTACACGCGGGAGACACCACTTTGCGCGCGGGGGACACCACTTTGCGCGCGAGAGACACGGCATTACGCGCGGGAGACACGTCATTGCGCGCGGGAGACACGTCATTGCGCGCGGGAGACACTACTTTGCGCGTGGGAGACACTACTTTACGCGCGGGAGACGCTTCTTTGCGCGCGGGTGACGCTTCGTTGCGCGTGGGAGACGCTTCTTTGCGCGCGGGAGACACTTCGGTGCGCACGGGGGACGCTTCTTTGCGCGCGGGAGACACTTCGGTGCGCGCGGGGGACACTTCGGTGCGCGCGGGGGACACTTCGGTGCGCGCGGGGGACACTTCGGTGCGCGCGGGGGACACTTCGGTGCGCGGGAGACACTTCTTTGCGCGCGGGAGACACTTCTTTGCGCGCGGGAGACGCTTCTTTGCGCGTCAAGCTCCAGGTATTGCGTGCAGAAGAAAATTCATTTCCAGCACTAAAAAACAAGCCGCTAGGAGGTTGATTCTCCAACGGCTTGTTGTCAATGCATCATTTTTTAATCAATTCTAACTCAACTGGAATAGAAGCCTCTACTGTCTCACCTTTAAGTGATTGAACAGCTGCCTCTATCGCTTTTTTACCAATCAATTCAGGTTTTTGAGCAACAGTACCCGCCAGCTTACCCTCTTGAACAGAATTCACTGCATCATCTGTTGCATCGAATCCAACGACTTTAATATCTTTACCAGACGCTTCAACAGCTTCAAGCGCACCTAGTGCCATCTCATCATTGTGAGCGAAAATGCCTGCAATATCAGGGTTTGCTTGTAGAATATTTTCCATAACTGTCAAGCCTTCTGCACGATTGAAGTTAGCTGTTTGCTTAGCAACAACATCCAGCTGACCATCCGCAATTTCATTAAAGCCAGCTCCACGGTCACGCGCTGCTGAAGAACCTGCGATTCCTTCTAGCTCAGCTACTTTTGCACCTTCACCAAGCAAGGAAACCATATACTCTCCTGCCAATACGCCGCCCGCTTTGTTATCAGAGGCAATGTGAGAAACAACTTCTCCACCTTCAGAACTGCGGTCAACCGTAATAACTGGAATTCCTGCATCATTCGCTGTTTGAACAGTCGCTACAACTGCTTCAGAATCCGTCGGGTTGATCAAAATCAAATCGACACCTTGTTGAATTAAGTCTTCCACATCACTCGCTTGTTTAGCAGCATCGTCTTGTGCATCAATTACTGTTAACTTTGCTCCCATTTCCTCTGCTTGTTCTTTCGCACCGTCACTCAATGTTACGAAGAACGGGTTGTTCAATGTGGAAATCGAGAAACCGATTGTAAAGTCTCCCTCTCCACCTGTTGACCCTGACTCTTTTTTAGCACCCGGTGCCTCTGTCGAACATGCCGCCAAGACAAGCATGATTGCCATGAGAAACGCTACGTGA comes from Sporosarcina sp. FSL K6-3457 and encodes:
- the rbsB gene encoding ribose ABC transporter substrate-binding protein RbsB encodes the protein MKKIHVAFLMAIMLVLAACSTEAPGAKKESGSTGGEGDFTIGFSISTLNNPFFVTLSDGAKEQAEEMGAKLTVIDAQDDAAKQASDVEDLIQQGVDLILINPTDSEAVVATVQTANDAGIPVITVDRSSEGGEVVSHIASDNKAGGVLAGEYMVSLLGEGAKVAELEGIAGSSAARDRGAGFNEIADGQLDVVAKQTANFNRAEGLTVMENILQANPDIAGIFAHNDEMALGALEAVEASGKDIKVVGFDATDDAVNSVQEGKLAGTVAQKPELIGKKAIEAAVQSLKGETVEASIPVELELIKK